The stretch of DNA AAATATCAAGATTATCATATTTTACAAGAATCATTGGTGGTCATCCAGCAATACCAGGAAGTTGGCCTTGGCAAGTTGCAGTACTTAACagatataaagtaaataaaaaataataatttttaacataattatataccgagatgattattaattataattaaaaattaataataggaAGCATTTTGTGGTGGAACACTTGTATCACCAAAATGGATATTAACAGCAGCTCATTGTATTAGAAAACGTTTATATGTACGTCTTGGTGAGCATGATTTAACTGTTAAAGAAGGTACAGAAATTGAATTTCGTGTTGATGCTGTTGTAATACATCCACAATATGATGCTGATACTGTTGACAATGATGTTGCATTGTTACGTTTACCAGTAACATTAAATCCATCAACAACACGTGGTATTGCATGTTTACCAGCATCAAAACAACCACTTCCACCAACAAATCAATTATGTACCATTATTGGATGGGGTAAATCACGTGCAACTGATGATTTTGGTACTGATGTTCTTCATGAAGCaaaggtaaattttaaattatattatcataattttatatattaaatgcaaatttcaattttagatACCAATTGTTTCAATGGAAATGTGCAAAGGTGTCTATGTTGATTATCGAATAACTGAAAATATGTTTTGTGCTGGATATCCAAAAGGAAGAATGGATTCATGTGCTGGTGACAGtggtaattatatatttttttttaatttttcaatttaaaaaaaaaaaaaagcaagttgAATTATtgtctattgttttttttaattttcaataggTGGACCACTTTTATGTACTGATCCTAAAAAACCTGATCATCCATGGACTGTTTTTGGTATAACAAGTTTTGGTGAAGGATGTGGTAAACGTGGAAAATTTGGAATTTATTCACAAGTTACTAAATTTGTTGATTGGCTATCAAAAGTcatgaaagaaaattaaattatttatatatatatatattttttctttttattaatttgtaataataagtgatatattataatttgatttttaaattttttaaatatataaaagtacctcaaattttaattataaattaattatgttgtaaattattttttaaacccattattattttaaaattaatcaataaaaatatatattttattaacattaaaattaatattttcatttttttaattaaaatttaaaacaattatttttttttttcgatttcgaTCAAGTCGAATTTCGAATTTcgatataatagaaaaaaaaaaaaattcacttttaaaaatacaacatgGCTACCTTGTATGTGtcagtgtgtgtgtgtgtgtgtgtgtgtgtgtgtatgaaGGCTCCATGTGATTAACGTCAACACATATGCAATTACCACAACAAAAAACAgatgcaaaaatatattacaataacattgttaaacaataatataaataaaaaatgattaatttatttatgtccAATGGAAATGTACTTGTTTGGAATGCTGatggtaattaattttttaattttaaataataattatttaaactaacaataaaacatgaaatttattttttcaagactgGCTGACACTGAGAAAAGAATACAGAATATTAGGCCAAATGGTTGGTTGTTTAgccaaaaatcatcatcaggaAAAATTACATGGTATGCCATTTGTGCTACTTCCAGAAGAGGTGACAttattgttggaaaaaaaaattgctagactaattaaatataaagatcTTGATAAACGACCAACAACAAAACTCGTTGAACAACATAATCAacatcaagaaaaattattcaatgaattgGAACAATGTTTacgagatgaaaaaataaaaagtattgaatTTCATATGGATCGTATAATTGAgggtaaaaaaagaaaattattaggACTAcaatcatctaaaaaaaaaatgaaaaaaccaatTGACGATAATTTAGTTGACAAAGCaagtaaaataacaattgacaAAGATGCATTGATGGCTGagaaaataagtaaaataccaaaattagaaaaaagtgAAATACTTGTACAAATACCAACAGCATGTCCTTGGgctgatgaagatgatgatgataatattgaagaaattaaatgGAATTATCCAGTAACACAAGATGATAAAACAATGTACATGGTTTATAAAGATCTATGGgataaaaaatgttatgtAACAACTGGTGAAAGATTTGGTGGTGATTATTTAGCATATCCTGGTGATCCAATACTTTATCATTcacaatttattgttaaatgtgttgataaaaatgaagagATGTCTGTTATTGATTTGGCTGGTCAATGTAGACTTGCAACTCATGTTAAAAAGACTCAAGTTTTTGcttatattaatgatgatgaagaagttTGTTATCAATCATTTAATTGGGGTGGTGATAGCTATAGCTAGgcttgttgaataaaaaataaaacagactacttgaataaacatttatgatttatttattacaatttgataatctaatttttgttgttttttttattaaatagtatCAACTAGCTTAAATCTACCATGTTGTTTTTCAGGAATaacattaaaatgttttttatatattttatcaccTTCTCTACCACTGTAGCATCGTTGGATCCATGTGTGTTCCCAATTTGGATCAATTACTTCACATGTTATTGCTACTCTTCCAGCTTCAATTGCAAATATTGTACCATTTTTACCAAATCCAGCCTGTTATCatcataaacaaaaataatttttattattttattcattatttttataaaggtttaaataaaatagcaacATACATGAAGACCAGGATGAAATCTTGTGGTCATTTGGGTTGCAAGAATAGTACCAGCTTGAACATAATGACCATCTTGAACTCTGACACCTCGATGCTTTGGTCTTCTCATATTTCCACctttatttttagttgatgAACCTGCTTTCTTTGATGCATGTCTTGTTAAATctgtcaacaaataattattttgttatttatttatttatttatttttaaacactcaatatttataacctctaattaaaattaattaatattaccaaGATTTCTTGTTATTGGAAGTAATAAACTTTGTCTGATGCTGTTAAATGCTGATAACAATGATTGAGAcatatttgtcaattttttattaacaaatgtcaatattttttaaataatataggtatacctattttttttgagtaaaaaaaataataacaaataagtGTGTATTTTTAGGCTCTGTTTATATGAAGGGTAAAAAATGCAAACCAAGcttacatgaaaataaaaaaatggccggacaaaaaaaaacaacaaaaacaaatgtttgtttgtttttttttttttttcttcgccTGTTTCGCCGttgttttgtaaaattaataacaatttttaaaagttttctttgaacattttaataaaactcactaaaaagttataaaaaaattaatttttagaactgtttaaaaaaaaaaaaaaatcaaagacaATCAATTAATGTGTAAACTTtttatgacaaataaataaataaaaaagcatgATTGTCAAGGTTATGTTGATTGTTGATATTGTGAtggcatttttataaattttaaaaattcaatatgttttcattaacaacaaaaacaacaacaacaacaatgacaaTGACAACAGAAAATATGCTTGTCAAAAAACAAAGAAGTTTTAAAAAAGCTCTGAGTGATGATGACATTGATGGTCCAACAGTTAAATTGGATTACATAAACAAATTAAGTGATGAGTGTTTGGTCaagatttttatgaatattccAATTCTCAAGCGAATTGGTCTTGATAAAGGTAAAATTCTATTAAaatctattaaaataattttctataattaattttttacattttagtaTGTTCAAACTGGAAAAGAATCTATGAACTTGCATggaatgatgttaaaaaaataaacttacaagatttaaaacaaaaaaggaAAGATAAAACACAagcattaattataaaaattctttttgacTGTGGTaaatatatcaagaagttgAGTGTTCCATTTTGCATTAGtgaaacaacaataataccaATTATTGATGCAGCATGTCAAAATCTCGTTGAgcttgaattaaattttggtTTTGTTCCAAGTGATGAATTTGTGCTTGACGGTGCatttacacaatttaataaattaaaaaaaataaaaatacgagaCTCAAAATATAAACGTAATAAACATGATgaaattggtaaattatttgattttattattcaagttcTTCCAGAaggtattgaaaaaatttacatatcaTCAGTTAATGGACGAATTGAGTCTCGATTAAATCTTTGCAcggcatttaaaaaatttccttCACTTTGTTGTcttgttttgaaaaattggaaatttaatcataattttaatccTGTTTATAATCAACtgacaaaaacaaaatcattacGTTATTTGGATTTGAAATACACACAAATTTGTGATGGAATTGACGAAGTAATAATCAATCTCATTAATcttgaacatttaaatattcaacataatGATAAAgttaatgatgaattattaatcatcattgcaaataattgcaaaaaattaaaatacctgAATATTGGATATTGTCAAGTTTCAAGAGCAAATCTCAAGTATGTCATTAAAACATTGACacatatagaaaaattaaaaataagtgGAATAAGCTCAGCTGATAATAGTGTAATaccaattattaatatgagaaaattaaatagtttagAATGTGCAAATTGTCCTGATATTACAGACACAGGTATATTTCAAATTCTTGAAAATCAGCCATGCCTTGAGTATCTTGATATTGCTGGTACAAGTACAACACAAGAAATTCTTGAACATGCATTAATTAAGGTTGAATCAAGaaatgtcaaattaaatttatgtattgtcactagtgaaaaaaatatatttgattttgaaaCGAATGAATACAATGAACCTAATTGTGATTCTCTGTCAAAATTGGAATTAgcttttaaagaaaatataaataatatatttgaagaaaattcatatattgataattacttTGATGACTATGAGCCTGATATTAATTTACCAGCCAACAGTatgataactaaaaaaatacgttcaccaaataataaattgactgaaaaaaaaacaaatttaataaattgtttaaatgtaGATTGTCttgcaaaaatatttacatttattgatCCAAATTACAGATTGTCATTGaaatttgtttgtaaaaaatggaaaaaagcaACTGATATATCTTGgtataatactaaaaaattaaacatcaaAAGTATTGGATATGAagtaccaacaaaaaaaactggaGGAATGTTGAAAAACTTTGGTCCTTATTTACGAGAATTAAATacaacatataataaaattgatattgaattaatgccagctattgaaaaatattgtcgTAATCTTGTTAAGCTTGatctatcaattttattacaatggTATCATCatgaatgtttaaaaaatgcatttagtgcaatgaaaaaattgaagtatATCAAAATTGATGGTTGTTATTGTCGAAAGTCTGAATTAAATTCACCAAAAGCTTACATGACTATTATGCAAAATCTTCCTGATGACATTGAAGagattcattttatttctcatgTACCAATTCGTGTGTCATCAAATGAAGCACCtgtaagtatttatttattttaattcaaatttaaatgttagATTGGATTAAATaatgttcattttattttctagatgtttgaaaaattcaacaaacttCGTAAACTTACAATAATTCAATGGCAAATTGATTATgctattgttaaaataatatcacaaaaatcaacaataattgatCTTGATCTTAACCAATGTTTTTTGACAAATGAAGGCTTACAATGGATTggtaatatgaataatttggaaaatttaaatattcaacacaTTACAAATCCATATGGAAGTACATCAAATGAAGATccattaatgaatatattatatggttgtaaaaatttaaaattattaaatatcgcTGGTTTGATATCTTCAACGAATgcatatgataaaattaatagactAAAAAAACTAGAGATTCTTAGAATGAATAATGTTGTTGGTGATGTTCATGAtggtatatttaataatatttataaactcaaAATTTTAGAATGTGCATCTGTTAATGgtataaatgatgaaataattatgaaacTTCTTGAAAATTGTCAAGAGCttcaagaattaaatatttcaacgaCAGCAATAAcatataaaacaattgattatGCATTTAGGATTGTTGAAAAAcgtacaaataatattaagttGACAATTACTGCTCAAAGAAAAgttatttgtaaattcatgaaaaatttaaatcctcaagacttaaaaaattttatttcatccaATTTAAACTTTATTGAAATACGAAATAGTTTCAGAGATTATTactatgatgatgatgatgatgataatgatgatgatgatgatgatgatgatgaggatgaaGATGaggatgataatgatgatgatgatgaggatgaaGATGAGGATGAggatgaggatgatgatgattattatgatgatgatgatgatgatgaggatgaagatgaggatgatgatgaggatgaggatgatgatgatgatgatgatgattatgaagaagaagaacaagAAGAAGTAGAAGAAGAAGCAGCTGTTAATGTCCAAGAAGTAAATGTACAGCAAGAGATTGGtatagaagaagaagaagaagaagaagaagaagaagaagaagaagacgaagaaaaagaagaagctGTTGTTGTTAATGTCCAAGAAGTAAATATACAGCAAGAGATTGGTATTGAAATAGAAGAAGCAGCTGTTGTTGTTAATGTCCAAGAAGTAAATGTACAGCAAGAGATTGGTATTGAAATAGAAGAAGCAGCTGTTGTTGTTAATGTCCAAGAAGTAAATGTACAGCAAGAGATTGGTATTGAAATAGAAGAAGCAGCTGTTGTTGTTAATGTCCAAGAAGTAAATGTACAGCAAGAGATCGGTATTGAAATAGAAGATTCAATTAATGATTcagtttttcaaaatattgatACAAGTATTTATGAAACTGATGAACAAAATAATCCACCAATTGAAATAACAATcaacgataataataatgataataatcttaATGAATCAGATGAAGATATAAATCTTCTTGATGAAAGTGATTtggtttttcaaaatattgatacaagtatttataatactgttgaacaaaataatccaccaattgaaataacaatcaatgataataataataataataataataataatttagatgaaaatgaaattcttTTTGACGAAGATGATTCGGTTTTCCAAAATATTGATACAAGTATTTTTGATACTGATGAACAAAATAATCCACCAATTGACAttacaaacaacaataataataataatgatgataataatagattagatgaaaatgaaattcttcttgatgaagataatgaattatttatgaatgtaaatatgaatattatcaATGAAAGATATTTAACAAATGCTGCTGGTAATCGTATTGATGAAGATGGTAATCTTCTTGATGACGATGGCAATCTTATTGATAGTTATGCTGATTATATAACTGATGACTTTTAACCTGgtgtattttgtataattaactatacaaaaatagtaattattgtgatgaaaaaaatcaaaaagacaaatagatttatattatttttattgagtaaaaataattgctacctcatttttatatttttataagtcttggaataaatatcattttttttttttttatttttttacttaaataatattacattataaatgtatattgatataaaagtattataatttcaataaaaaaaataataaaaaaaaaaaataaaaaacaattgtctTTTGTCttgatttctttttaaatttattcatttgtttttttattattaattttttttctttttttcatgataaataaatgtgcCTGaagtaagtaaaaataaattaaattattattaaaggcatcattaatttatattttttgtttatataaaaaaaaaagtttaaaaaaaaaaaaaattaaaaacattaaatcaaCAGTTTTAAGCAActtgtgataataaatttttaaaagccaTATATTTCGTTTGTTATAATAAGTAATTAtgagtgttaaaaaaaaaagatgttttggaaaaattaaaaatattgaaattgaacctgaaaacaaaaatattattaataatctcAGTGATGATTGTATtgctgaaatatttaaatttttatgtcctCTCGAAAGacttcaaatgaaaattggtaaataaaaatatttataactcataaacatatataattaattaattaatattttagtttgtaGGAAATGGAGGCGAGCCACTGAGTTGGCATGGagtgacataaaaaaattaactattgaTTATGATGACGTCTGGAATTTGCCAAATATTGGagcaataattaatcattgtgGACGTTTTTTAACTGAGTTAATATCTGAAAGATTTTGTGAATCTATATTGCTACcattaattggaaaaaattgtCATAATTTAACGAAAATTGAGCTAAATGTTTCGCTAAAATGTGCTGATTATTATGACTATCAAAATGCATTttcaaatatgaaaaaattaagttatattaaaataactgaTCACAGATTTAGACATCAGTATGCTTATACCACAAGAATTTACACATCAATACTACATGACATACCTGAAAACATCAaagaaatacattttttatcaactggaTCAATTGTACGTTCAACTGATGGATTTCTAGCTGTaagtcaataatttaatttaaattaatttaattgaaatttgtttttaataaaataattatatattgattacAGACAATtcgtaaatttaataatcttcAATGTTTAACACTAAATAATTGGCAATTGGGTTATCCAGCAATGCTGATAATAGCActcctaaaaaaaattgtcaatctagatttaaaattatgtagtattgaaaaaaaaggattgTCTTTATTGGAATGTCTTGAAAATTTagaacatttaaatattgaaaatgttcatggtattgataatgaatcaataatgacaatagcaaatacatgtaaaaaaattaaatatttaaatattaatttaacacatTGGTGTATACCAGcagaatcattaaaaaaattatgtaaattaaataaactagagacattgttgatgaataatgttgataatgcTAATGATGACatgtttgataatataaa from Aphidius gifuensis isolate YNYX2018 linkage group LG4, ASM1490517v1, whole genome shotgun sequence encodes:
- the LOC122855981 gene encoding tRNA-splicing endonuclease subunit Sen34, coding for MINLFMSNGNVLVWNADDWLTLRKEYRILGQMVGCLAKNHHQEKLHGMPFVLLPEEVTLLLEKKIARLIKYKDLDKRPTTKLVEQHNQHQEKLFNELEQCLRDEKIKSIEFHMDRIIEGKKRKLLGLQSSKKKMKKPIDDNLVDKASKITIDKDALMAEKISKIPKLEKSEILVQIPTACPWADEDDDDNIEEIKWNYPVTQDDKTMYMVYKDLWDKKCYVTTGERFGGDYLAYPGDPILYHSQFIVKCVDKNEEMSVIDLAGQCRLATHVKKTQVFAYINDDEEVCYQSFNWGGDSYS
- the LOC122855982 gene encoding 39S ribosomal protein L27, mitochondrial, translated to MSQSLLSAFNSIRQSLLLPITRNLDLTRHASKKAGSSTKNKGGNMRRPKHRGVRVQDGHYVQAGTILATQMTTRFHPGLHAGFGKNGTIFAIEAGRVAITCEVIDPNWEHTWIQRCYSGREGDKIYKKHFNVIPEKQHGRFKLVDTI
- the LOC122855983 gene encoding MATH and LRR domain-containing protein PFE0570w-like isoform X2, producing MFSLTTKTTTTTMTMTTENMLVKKQRSFKKALSDDDIDGPTVKLDYINKLSDECLVKIFMNIPILKRIGLDKVCSNWKRIYELAWNDVKKINLQDLKQKRKDKTQALIIKILFDCGKYIKKLSVPFCISETTIIPIIDAACQNLVELELNFGFVPSDEFVLDGAFTQFNKLKKIKIRDSKYKRNKHDEIGKLFDFIIQVLPEGIEKIYISSVNGRIESRLNLCTAFKKFPSLCCLVLKNWKFNHNFNPVYNQLTKTKSLRYLDLKYTQICDGIDEVIINLINLEHLNIQHNDKVNDELLIIIANNCKKLKYLNIGYCQVSRANLKYVIKTLTHIEKLKISGISSADNSVIPIINMRKLNSLECANCPDITDTGIFQILENQPCLEYLDIAGTSTTQEILEHALIKVESRNVKLNLCIVTSEKNIFDFETNEYNEPNCDSLSKLELAFKENINNIFEENSYIDNYFDDYEPDINLPANSMITKKIRSPNNKLTEKKTNLINCLNVDCLAKIFTFIDPNYRLSLKFVCKKWKKATDISWYNTKKLNIKSIGYEVPTKKTGGMLKNFGPYLRELNTTYNKIDIELMPAIEKYCRNLVKLDLSILLQWYHHECLKNAFSAMKKLKYIKIDGCYCRKSELNSPKAYMTIMQNLPDDIEEIHFISHVPIRVSSNEAPMFEKFNKLRKLTIIQWQIDYAIVKIISQKSTIIDLDLNQCFLTNEGLQWIGNMNNLENLNIQHITNPYGSTSNEDPLMNILYGCKNLKLLNIAGLISSTNAYDKINRLKKLEILRMNNVVGDVHDGIFNNIYKLKILECASVNGINDEIIMKLLENCQELQELNISTTAITYKTIDYAFRIVEKRTNNIKLTITAQRKVICKFMKNLNPQDLKNFISSNLNFIEIRNSFRDYYYDDDDDDNDDDDDDDDEDEDEDDNDDDDEDEDEDEDEDDDDYYDDDDDDEDEDEDDDEDEDDDDDDDDYEEEEQEEVEEEAAVNVQEVNVQQEIGIEEEEEEEEEAVVVNVQEVNIQQEIGIEIEEAAVVVNVQEVNVQQEIGIEIEEAAVVVNVQEVNVQQEIGIEIEEAAVVVNVQEVNVQQEIGIEIEDSINDSVFQNIDTSIYETDEQNNPPIEITINDNNNDNNLNESDEDINLLDESDLVFQNIDTSIYNTVEQNNPPIEITINDNNNNNNNNNLDENEILFDEDDSVFQNIDTSIFDTDEQNNPPIDITNNNNNNNDDNNRLDENEILLDEDNELFMNVNMNIINERYLTNAAGNRIDEDGNLLDDDGNLIDSYADYITDDF
- the LOC122855983 gene encoding putative leucine-rich repeat-containing protein DDB_G0290503 isoform X1 → MFSLTTKTTTTTMTMTTENMLVKKQRSFKKALSDDDIDGPTVKLDYINKLSDECLVKIFMNIPILKRIGLDKVCSNWKRIYELAWNDVKKINLQDLKQKRKDKTQALIIKILFDCGKYIKKLSVPFCISETTIIPIIDAACQNLVELELNFGFVPSDEFVLDGAFTQFNKLKKIKIRDSKYKRNKHDEIGKLFDFIIQVLPEGIEKIYISSVNGRIESRLNLCTAFKKFPSLCCLVLKNWKFNHNFNPVYNQLTKTKSLRYLDLKYTQICDGIDEVIINLINLEHLNIQHNDKVNDELLIIIANNCKKLKYLNIGYCQVSRANLKYVIKTLTHIEKLKISGISSADNSVIPIINMRKLNSLECANCPDITDTGIFQILENQPCLEYLDIAGTSTTQEILEHALIKVESRNVKLNLCIVTSEKNIFDFETNEYNEPNCDSLSKLELAFKENINNIFEENSYIDNYFDDYEPDINLPANSMITKKIRSPNNKLTEKKTNLINCLNVDCLAKIFTFIDPNYRLSLKFVCKKWKKATDISWYNTKKLNIKSIGYEVPTKKTGGMLKNFGPYLRELNTTYNKIDIELMPAIEKYCRNLVKLDLSILLQWYHHECLKNAFSAMKKLKYIKIDGCYCRKSELNSPKAYMTIMQNLPDDIEEIHFISHVPIRVSSNEAPMFEKFNKLRKLTIIQWQIDYAIVKIISQKSTIIDLDLNQCFLTNEGLQWIGNMNNLENLNIQHITNPYGSTSNEDPLMNILYGCKNLKLLNIAGLISSTNAYDKINRLKKLEILRMNNVVGDVHDGIFNNIYKLKILECASVNGINDEIIMKLLENCQELQELNISTTAITYKTIDYAFRIVEKRTNNIKLTITAQRKVICKFMKNLNPQDLKNFISSNLNFIEIRNSFRDYYYDDDDDDNDDDDDDDDEDEDEDDNDDDDEDEDEDEDEDDDDYYDDDDDDEDEDEDDDEDEDDDDDDDDYEEEEQEEVEEEAAVNVQEVNVQQEIGIEEEEEEEEEEEEEDEEKEEAVVVNVQEVNIQQEIGIEIEEAAVVVNVQEVNVQQEIGIEIEEAAVVVNVQEVNVQQEIGIEIEEAAVVVNVQEVNVQQEIGIEIEDSINDSVFQNIDTSIYETDEQNNPPIEITINDNNNDNNLNESDEDINLLDESDLVFQNIDTSIYNTVEQNNPPIEITINDNNNNNNNNNLDENEILFDEDDSVFQNIDTSIFDTDEQNNPPIDITNNNNNNNDDNNRLDENEILLDEDNELFMNVNMNIINERYLTNAAGNRIDEDGNLLDDDGNLIDSYADYITDDF
- the LOC122855984 gene encoding protein PFC0760c-like, translated to MSVKKKRCFGKIKNIEIEPENKNIINNLSDDCIAEIFKFLCPLERLQMKIVCRKWRRATELAWSDIKKLTIDYDDVWNLPNIGAIINHCGRFLTELISERFCESILLPLIGKNCHNLTKIELNVSLKCADYYDYQNAFSNMKKLSYIKITDHRFRHQYAYTTRIYTSILHDIPENIKEIHFLSTGSIVRSTDGFLATIRKFNNLQCLTLNNWQLGYPAMLIIALLKKIVNLDLKLCSIEKKGLSLLECLENLEHLNIENVHGIDNESIMTIANTCKKIKYLNINLTHWCIPAESLKKLCKLNKLETLLMNNVDNANDDMFDNINNLRVLDLSDCRQITDAGVEKIIKKCPNLETIDLSRTGITHECILYANEETKKRVNNIVLIITLRNTIATYFQSALEENSIDESPFLFLEMSDEGSEYWDEFNDVAMLDEGQESDYDETYVVPDEAFRQDNLHDDDVDGDGDEEEDDDDDGNDADIDENIVDNNYDDDDGDNYIGNEHDYAVGDVYDADIVDDPNDYFDDERDFVPAAVFDQDYDYSSDLFNDNIADEFNDDNNIGDDEDQLLNDDEFTESDYAQLEADNNEYNLIVNYDINVDDDDYYYYNNSNNGDDNDDDDDNDDDDSNYYYF